One genomic segment of Oncorhynchus kisutch isolate 150728-3 linkage group LG15, Okis_V2, whole genome shotgun sequence includes these proteins:
- the LOC109905942 gene encoding basic proline-rich protein has product MVMSFTPLQPMPGIAHGDIRLVCGCSTMETYFMKLLTNKHLPEGCARVGLSAGTGIGVSSALVSNQNSHNNNAPNIPPHNNDNEEGGAAMPQPQHRAEELPEVNWMVLEENIEAEVVGQAWPGLSRRKNRLVLVPVSLLRRKNRLVPVPVSLLRRKNRLVPVSLLRRKNRLVPVSLLRRKNRPVPVSLSRRKNRLVPVPVSLLRRKNCLVPVSLLRRKNCLVPVSLLRRKNRPGPSQPAEEEEPPGPGPSQPAEEEEPPGPGPSQPAEEEEPPGPGPSQPAEEEEPPGPSQPVEEEEPPGPGPSQPAEEEEPPGPSQPVEEEEPPGPGPSQPAEEEEPPGPSQPAEEEEPPGPGPSQPAEEEEPPGPGPSQPAEEEEPPGPSQPANPQPDKEQAGPSGVQFVVKKPPVVMSDSDSEDEEGPARHQAPGWPQQHTTYPPEPPQPTGKTATAEETATHSSGKGKTPLRQRGSPLRQHHSGLCTLCPLERRLREPGGTGQSQGRGAGRRGGDQDSLHLQ; this is encoded by the exons atggtgatgagctttacaccactccagccgatgcctggcattgcgcatggggatattaggcttgtgtgcggctgctcgaccatggaaacatACTTCATGAAGCTGCTGACTAACAAACACCTTCCGGAG GGCTGTGCCCGTGTGGGTCTGAGTGCTGGCACTGGGATAGGTGTCTCCTCAGCTCTGGTCAGCAACCAGAACTCGCACAACAACAACGCACCCAACATCCCACCGCACAACAATGACAACGAGGAGGGTGGTGCTGCCATGCCTCAGCCACAACACAGGGCCGAGG AGCTTCCTGAGGTGAATTGGATGGTGCTGGAAGAGAACATTGAGGCTGAGGTGGTGGGCCAGGCCTGGCCTGGCCTGTCGAGGAGGAAGAACCGCCTGGTCCTGGTCCCAGTCAGCCTGCTGAGGAGGAAGAACCGCCTGGTCCCGGTCCCAGTCAGCCTGCTGAGGAGGAAGAACCGCCTGGTCCCAGTCAGCCTGCTGAGGAGGAAGAACCGCCTGGTCCCAGTCAGCCTGCTGAGGAGGAAGAACCGCCCGGTCCCAGTCAGCCTGTCGAGGAGGAAGAACCGCCTGGTCCCGGTCCCAGTCAGCCTGCTGAGGAGGAAGAACTGCCTGGTCCCAGTCAGCCTGCTGAGGAGGAAGAACTGCCTGGTCCCAGTCAGCCTGCTGAGGAGGAAGAACCGCCCGGGTCCCAGTCAGCCTGCAGAGGAGGAAGAACCGCCTGGTCCCGGTCCCAGTCAGCCTGCTGAGGAGGAAGAACCGCCTGGTCCCGGTCCCAGTCAGCCTGCTGAGGAGGAAGAACCGCCTGGTCCCGGTCCCAGTCAGCCTGCTGAGGAGGAAGAACCACCCGGTCCCAGTCAGCCTGTCGAGGAGGAAGAACCACCTGGTCCCGGTCCCAGTCAGCCTGCTGAAGAGGAAGAACCGCCCGGTCCCAGTCAGCCTGTCGAGGAGGAAGAACCGCCTGGTCCCGGTCCCAGTCAGCCTGCTGAGGAGGAAGAACCACCTGGTCCCAGTCAGCCTGCTGAGGAGGAAGAACCACCCGGTCCCGGTCCCAGTCAGCCTGCTGAGGAGGAAGAACCGCCTGGTCCCGGTCCCAGTCAGCCTGCTGAGGAGGAAGAACCGCCTGGTCCCAGTCAGCCTGCCAACCCTCAGCCTGACAAGGAACAAGCAG GTCCCAGTGGTGTTCAGTTTGTGGTGAAGAAGCCTCCAGTGGTGATGTCTGACTCGGacagtgaggatgaggagggccCTGCCAGACACCAGGCTCCTGGCTGGCCCCAGCAACACACCACCTATCCTCCTGAACCACCACAGCCCACTGGCAAGACTGCCACTGCTGAGGAGACAGCCACACACAGTA gtggtaAAGGGAAGACGCCCCTGCGTCAGCGAGGGTCGCCCCTGCGTCAGCACCACAGTGGGCTGTGTACGCTCTGTCCGCTGGAGAGAAGACTCAGAGAACCGGGAGGAACAGGCCAGAGCCAGGGCAGGGGAGCTGGGAGACGAGGGGGTGATCAGGACTCGCTGCACCTGCAGTAG